A stretch of Portunus trituberculatus isolate SZX2019 chromosome 48, ASM1759143v1, whole genome shotgun sequence DNA encodes these proteins:
- the LOC123498935 gene encoding von Willebrand factor A domain-containing protein 7-like isoform X1, with amino-acid sequence MALSFLPWMVLGCLAITHPCSAFLPTSLNFTDPDLTSLFCPDQMVGQTTDHKAITREALRREVRRFFLDVTPANASLTIPEDASLSEMFRTVYGSSASPARFIKAVNDIAWSNAMTEAGSQTKFQAAYHMDGERLVEGHTLLQGRYQQLIRTITVDRTYDFSRELLGTSLNGIQDFYSQSTWIELGRNSILEGLGLPGADIGEVAGPGDATCTDCASASGACTGNVIPTGRLSSGYYEYTAVGADDFIVPKPDGAGKCSHGGPQDASAAKAAVGGINKESTSPCFSPHHHLHQQAVDLAISASEHYIGVLRDAIGTDHFTNLLNLYQGSALSIVIDTTGSMQDEIDTVKEEAKLIVQKSHPELYIFVPYGDPEYGPVTKTSDAEEFLAVLDTVKASGGCCCMQEKFWHGLQLSLINTPDYSTIFCFTDAGANDAELMDGVLALVTAKHCKVNIIYSYNNRQDSCPDYVTSGTEELKYLATISGGLFIELEEFDAGDIDGIMQEGVDENKAGLVKRDNVKAHHEFSFPVDDSISDFDFVIFGAITKASVTDSVGTYIDLMDKDTLAVTDGVEIISHTSKLKAIKFTKPILGDWFFEADGPEYSVSVSASSTLGLLSEFAELDLTPPRPGYVVVRGQPLSNMKYYVEVTLFGYLESHVNSVTSMKFIDTAGNELSSVPYNGIVDEHFFILSEDLPVGSFYIQIEGFLESGSPFIRLYSTMAQPVECLIELVVADSVLSTTPGHSTKATFRVHNYGPKAEFQYAAIDEEKFIHDWSPHKSTISSMGFVDVEVEFKVPSSASPGTTSTITFTASSLLTEHNINTYITYYIVLDEHEDDVPPTCVSTDVPDCAGYDSEDLCSAKSWLVEATLQDDDSGLLQIYSQPDGDLTLDGFSTGTTHPVTATFNGSCCLRAMNIVGVDVRGNLGYCRYDLGPLKGSVVEIVAEAVGESWVYLRWNISDVRDDLDRYSILIDEDYSDTSRCPNLVCYKNVTYLESCMLHTFTLTAHYKSVDGVVTTGAPKKTDATTSGPAPLPPTNPSIDYTSDTTTSLSWTPPSNRACLDHYQVCFKMYGTTLNMCKSSSNSSIVLDGLEPCAIYHINITSVSVSGQLSEDSLLFDTNTDDAAPGAPRNLRVNNQTEYMVSLAWDNPRDRASCVDKWRISYLKHEVKYQEVKLVADNFATVSDLEACSEYTFFVSAVSPGGFQGGTKTTKAMMEEIEPTAVTSVKATALNASSVEVVWVPAIKEECVHHYLVCVTHLTSLVQECHNDTDLQRTFTGLEACVDYEVTVTPVSPSSVLGSLTYDIARTVDFRPSPPTSLQVTDITSSTAHITFSPPLEHPLCVVEYDFEVQEMKSIKSIKVISPSVYLQETLSGLNACTDHEVRISAVTPSGLESEKANVNFTTSEDTPSAPRALTHITVTVDQIELHWFAPLTNRLCVDMYKVSWTSGSDSGNTDYTPSGYPPEVKMTVSGLETCTSYTFTVVPVTPLGDEGSSVTYTVSTSC; translated from the exons ATGGCGCTGTCCTTCTTGCCGTGGATGGTGCTGGGCTGCCTCGCCATCACCCACCCCTGCTCAGCCTTCCTCCCCACCAGCCTCAATTTTACTGACCCCGATCTGACGTCCCTCTTCTGTCCTGATCAGATGGTCGGACAAACCACGGACCACAAG gcCATCACCCGGGAGGCGCTGCGGCGGGAGGTTCGTCGTTTCTTCCTGGACGTCACTCCTGCCAATGCTTCTCTCACCATCCCCGAAGACGCCTCCCTCTCAGAGATGTTTCGTACAGTCTACGGCTCCTCCGCGTCACCAGCTCGCTTCATCAAG gctGTGAATGACATCGCGTGGAGTAACGCCATGACGGAGGCGGGGAGTCAGACAAAGTTCCAGGCTGCGTACCACATGGACGGGGAGCGCCTGGTGGAGGGCCACACGCTCCTGCAGGGCCGCTACCAGCAGCTCATCAGGACCATCACTGTGGACAGGACCTACGACTTCTCCAGGGAATTGCTTGGCACATCCCTCAATGGCATCCAG GACTTTTATTCCCAGTCGACGTGGATTGAACTAGGACGAAATTCCATACTGGAGGGTTTGGGGTTGCCTGGAGCTGACATCGGGGAGGTGGCTGGGCCCGGCGACGCCACTTGCACCGACTGTGCCTCCGCCTCG GGTGCATGCACTGGCAATGTCATTCCGACGGGCCGGCTGAGCAGCGGCTACTATGAGTACACTGCTGTGGGAGCTGATGACTTCATTGTGCCAAAACCTGATGGTGCTG GAAAATGTAGTCACGGCGGACCACAAGATGCATCAGCAGCAAAGGCAGCTGTAGGGGGGATAAACAAGGAGTCCACCTCCCCATGCTtctcaccccaccaccacctccaccagcagGCTGTGGACCTCGCAATTTCA GCCAGTGAGCACTATATTGGAGTGTTGCGAGATGCCATCGGGACTGACCACTTCACCAATTTGTTGAACCTATACCAAGGCTCAGCCCTTTCCATTGTGATCGACACAACAGGATCCATGCAAGATGAAATAGACACAGTGAAAGAGGAAGCAAAGCTCATAGTACAAAAATCTCATCCagaactttatatttttgtaccaTATGGGGATCCAG AATATGGGCCAGTCACAAAAACCTCTGATGCCGAGGAGTTCCTTGCTGTGCTGGACACTGTTAAAGCCAGTGGTGGATGCTGCTGCATGCAGGAGAAGTTCTGGCATGGTCTTCAGCTGTCACTCATCAACACTCCTGACTACTCTACCATCTTCTGCTTCACTGATGCAGGAGCTAATGATGCCGAGCTGATGGATGGTGTGTTGGCTCTTGTGACAGCTAAGCACTGCAAG gtgAATATAATCTACAGTTACAACAACAGACAAGACAGCTGCCCTGACTATGTTACCTCCGGCACAGAAGAGCTCAAGTATCTTGCTACCATCTCTGGTGGTCTCTTTATCGAACTTGAAGAGTTTGATGCTGGTGACATTGATGGAATTATGCAGGAGGGTGTGGATGAAAATAAG GCAGGGCTTGTCAAAAGAGATAATGTGAAGGCACACCATGAATTCAGCTTCCCTGTTGATGACTCCATCAGTGATTTTGACTTTGTCATATTTGGTGCCATCACAAAAGCCAGTGTTACTGATTCTGTAG GAACTTACATTGATCTTATGGATAAGGACACCCTGGCTGTCACTGATGGAGTGGAGATCATCTCGCACACATCAAAGCTCAAGGCAATCAAGTTTACAAAACCAATTCTTGGTGATTGGTTCTTTGAG GCAGACGGGCCTGAGTACAGTGTATCAGTGAGTGCGTCCTCCACACTTGGCCTCCTGTCTGAGTTTGCTGAGCTGGACCTCACTCCTCCAAGACCCGGCTATGTGGTGGTGCGTGGCCAGCCCTTGTCAA ATATGAAGTATTATGTGGAAGTGACTCTCTTTGGCTACCTGGAAAGTCATGTTAACAGCGTAACATCAATGAAGTTTATCGACACA GCTGGTAATGAGCTTTCCAGTGTTCCCTATAATGGAATAGTGGATGAGcatttcttcatcttgtctGAGGATCTTCCTGTTGGTTCCTTCTACATCCAGATTGAAGGCTTCCTTGAATCAG GAAGTCCCTTCATTCGCCTGTATTCCACCATGGCACAGCCAGTGGAGTGCCTCATTGAGCTTGTAGTGGCAGACTCTGTGCTGTCCACCACTCCAGGCCATTCTACAAAGGCCACTTTTAGAGTACACAATTATGGACCTAAAGCAGAATTCCAGTATGCTGCCATTGATGAAGAAAAGTTCATTCATGACTGGAGCCCTCACAA ATCAACTATTTCCTCCATGGGTTTTGTTGATGTGGAAGTAGAGTTCAAGGTGCCATCATCAGCCTCACCaggcaccaccagcaccatcaccttcacagcTAGCTCCCTCCTCACTGAGCACAACATCAATACCTACATCACATACTACATTGTTCTTGATGAG CATGAGGATGATGTGCCTCCAACCTGTGTGAGCACTGATGTTCCTGATTGTGCTGGCTATGACTCTGAAGATCTGTGCTCTGCGAAGTCTTGGCTTGTGGAGGCAACATTGCAAGATGATGATTCTG GACTTCTCCAGATATACTCTCAGCCTGATGGGGATCTGACTTTGGATGGGTTCTCAACGGGTACCACACATCCAGTGACGGCCACCTTCAATGGCAGCTGCTGCCTCCGAGCCATGAATATTGTGGGCGTTGATGTGAGAGGAAATCTTGGCTACTGTCGCTATGATCTTGGACCCCTAAAAG GTTCAGTAGTGGAGATTGTGGCGGAGGCTGTAGGAGAGAGCTGGGTGTACCTCAGGTGGAACATCAGTGATGTTCGGGATGACCTAGACAGATATTCCATCCTGATTGATGAAGATTATTCTGACACT tctcGCTGTCCAAATCTTGTATGCTACAAGAATGTGACATACCTGGAGTCTTGTATGCTGCACACTTTCACCCTCACAGCTCACTACAAGAGTGTTGATGGTGTGGTGACAACTGGAGCCCCAAAGAAGACAGATGCCACTACATCAGGCCCAG CTCCTCTACCACCCACCAATCCCTCCATTGACTACACTAGTGACACCACAACCAGCCTCTCTTGGACACCTCCAAGTAATCGTGCTTGCCTCGACCACTACCAG GTATGCTTCAAGATGTATGGGACAACATTGAATATgtgtaagagtagtagtaatagcagcataGTTCTGGATGGACTGGAGCCATGTGCCATCTACCACATTAACATcacttctgtctctgtttctggtCAACTCAGTGAGGATTCCCTTCTCTTTGACACCAACACAGATGATGCAG CACCTGGTGCACCCAGAAACCTGAGAGTGAACAATCAAACAGAGTACATGGTTTCCTTGGCTTGGGATAACCCGCGTGACCGAGCCAGCTGTGTGGACAA ATGGAGAATTTCATACCTTAAACACGAAGTCAAATACCAGGAGGTGAAGCTTGTGGCTGACAATTTTGCAACAGTCTCTGATCTTGAGGCCTGCTCTGAGTACACCTTCTTTGTATCTGCTGTTTCTCCAGGAGGATTTCAAGGTGGTACAAAGACTACAAAAGCTATGATGGAGGAAATAG AGCCAACAGCAGTGACATCGGTGAAGGCCACAGCACTGAATGCCAGCAGTGTGGAGGTGGTTTGGGTTCCTGCAATCAAGGAGGAATGTGTCCACCACTACCTTGTTTGTGTCACTCACCTCACCAGCTTAGTGCAGGAGTGTCACAATGATACAGATCTCCAACGGACCTTCACA GGCCTAGAGGCATGTGTGGATTATGAAGTGACAGTGACTCCAGTGTCTCCCTCGAGTGTTCTTGGCAGCCTTACCTATGATATCGCCAGAACTGTTGACTTTC GTCCCAGTCCCCCCACCAGTCTTCAGGTGACAGACATCACTTCCAGTACAGCACATATTACATTTAGTCCACCATTAGAACATCCACTTTGTGTTGTAGAGTATGACTTTGAGGTGCAGGAAATGAAAAGTATAAAATCCATTAAG GTTATTTCTCCCAGTGTTTATCTGCAGGAGACATTGTCAGGTTTGAATGCCTGCACTGACCACGAAGTTCGGATCTCTGCTGTTACTCCCTCTGGACTTGAAAGCGAAAAGGCAAATGTTAACTTCACAACAAGTGAGGACACTCCTTCAGCTCCTCGAGCCCTCACCCACATCACAGTCACTGTGGACCAGATTGAGCTGCATTGGTTTGCACCTCTG ACCAATCGCCTGTGTGTTGATATGTACAAAGTGTCTTGGACCAGCGGCAGTGACAGTGGCAACACAGACTACACCCCTTCAGGTTACCCACCAGAGGTGAAG ATGACAGTGAGTGGACTGGAAACCTGCACATCATACACATTCACTGTTGTACCAGTGACACCTTTGGGAGATGAGGGATCCTCTGTCACATACACTGTCTCTACCAGCTGTTAG
- the LOC123498935 gene encoding uncharacterized protein LOC123498935 isoform X2 produces MENFWVGHAKQQRYCSNRAITREALRREVRRFFLDVTPANASLTIPEDASLSEMFRTVYGSSASPARFIKAVNDIAWSNAMTEAGSQTKFQAAYHMDGERLVEGHTLLQGRYQQLIRTITVDRTYDFSRELLGTSLNGIQDFYSQSTWIELGRNSILEGLGLPGADIGEVAGPGDATCTDCASASGACTGNVIPTGRLSSGYYEYTAVGADDFIVPKPDGAGKCSHGGPQDASAAKAAVGGINKESTSPCFSPHHHLHQQAVDLAISASEHYIGVLRDAIGTDHFTNLLNLYQGSALSIVIDTTGSMQDEIDTVKEEAKLIVQKSHPELYIFVPYGDPEYGPVTKTSDAEEFLAVLDTVKASGGCCCMQEKFWHGLQLSLINTPDYSTIFCFTDAGANDAELMDGVLALVTAKHCKVNIIYSYNNRQDSCPDYVTSGTEELKYLATISGGLFIELEEFDAGDIDGIMQEGVDENKAGLVKRDNVKAHHEFSFPVDDSISDFDFVIFGAITKASVTDSVGTYIDLMDKDTLAVTDGVEIISHTSKLKAIKFTKPILGDWFFEADGPEYSVSVSASSTLGLLSEFAELDLTPPRPGYVVVRGQPLSNMKYYVEVTLFGYLESHVNSVTSMKFIDTAGNELSSVPYNGIVDEHFFILSEDLPVGSFYIQIEGFLESGSPFIRLYSTMAQPVECLIELVVADSVLSTTPGHSTKATFRVHNYGPKAEFQYAAIDEEKFIHDWSPHKSTISSMGFVDVEVEFKVPSSASPGTTSTITFTASSLLTEHNINTYITYYIVLDEHEDDVPPTCVSTDVPDCAGYDSEDLCSAKSWLVEATLQDDDSGLLQIYSQPDGDLTLDGFSTGTTHPVTATFNGSCCLRAMNIVGVDVRGNLGYCRYDLGPLKGSVVEIVAEAVGESWVYLRWNISDVRDDLDRYSILIDEDYSDTSRCPNLVCYKNVTYLESCMLHTFTLTAHYKSVDGVVTTGAPKKTDATTSGPAPLPPTNPSIDYTSDTTTSLSWTPPSNRACLDHYQVCFKMYGTTLNMCKSSSNSSIVLDGLEPCAIYHINITSVSVSGQLSEDSLLFDTNTDDAAPGAPRNLRVNNQTEYMVSLAWDNPRDRASCVDKWRISYLKHEVKYQEVKLVADNFATVSDLEACSEYTFFVSAVSPGGFQGGTKTTKAMMEEIEPTAVTSVKATALNASSVEVVWVPAIKEECVHHYLVCVTHLTSLVQECHNDTDLQRTFTGLEACVDYEVTVTPVSPSSVLGSLTYDIARTVDFRPSPPTSLQVTDITSSTAHITFSPPLEHPLCVVEYDFEVQEMKSIKSIKVISPSVYLQETLSGLNACTDHEVRISAVTPSGLESEKANVNFTTSEDTPSAPRALTHITVTVDQIELHWFAPLTNRLCVDMYKVSWTSGSDSGNTDYTPSGYPPEVKMTVSGLETCTSYTFTVVPVTPLGDEGSSVTYTVSTSC; encoded by the exons gcCATCACCCGGGAGGCGCTGCGGCGGGAGGTTCGTCGTTTCTTCCTGGACGTCACTCCTGCCAATGCTTCTCTCACCATCCCCGAAGACGCCTCCCTCTCAGAGATGTTTCGTACAGTCTACGGCTCCTCCGCGTCACCAGCTCGCTTCATCAAG gctGTGAATGACATCGCGTGGAGTAACGCCATGACGGAGGCGGGGAGTCAGACAAAGTTCCAGGCTGCGTACCACATGGACGGGGAGCGCCTGGTGGAGGGCCACACGCTCCTGCAGGGCCGCTACCAGCAGCTCATCAGGACCATCACTGTGGACAGGACCTACGACTTCTCCAGGGAATTGCTTGGCACATCCCTCAATGGCATCCAG GACTTTTATTCCCAGTCGACGTGGATTGAACTAGGACGAAATTCCATACTGGAGGGTTTGGGGTTGCCTGGAGCTGACATCGGGGAGGTGGCTGGGCCCGGCGACGCCACTTGCACCGACTGTGCCTCCGCCTCG GGTGCATGCACTGGCAATGTCATTCCGACGGGCCGGCTGAGCAGCGGCTACTATGAGTACACTGCTGTGGGAGCTGATGACTTCATTGTGCCAAAACCTGATGGTGCTG GAAAATGTAGTCACGGCGGACCACAAGATGCATCAGCAGCAAAGGCAGCTGTAGGGGGGATAAACAAGGAGTCCACCTCCCCATGCTtctcaccccaccaccacctccaccagcagGCTGTGGACCTCGCAATTTCA GCCAGTGAGCACTATATTGGAGTGTTGCGAGATGCCATCGGGACTGACCACTTCACCAATTTGTTGAACCTATACCAAGGCTCAGCCCTTTCCATTGTGATCGACACAACAGGATCCATGCAAGATGAAATAGACACAGTGAAAGAGGAAGCAAAGCTCATAGTACAAAAATCTCATCCagaactttatatttttgtaccaTATGGGGATCCAG AATATGGGCCAGTCACAAAAACCTCTGATGCCGAGGAGTTCCTTGCTGTGCTGGACACTGTTAAAGCCAGTGGTGGATGCTGCTGCATGCAGGAGAAGTTCTGGCATGGTCTTCAGCTGTCACTCATCAACACTCCTGACTACTCTACCATCTTCTGCTTCACTGATGCAGGAGCTAATGATGCCGAGCTGATGGATGGTGTGTTGGCTCTTGTGACAGCTAAGCACTGCAAG gtgAATATAATCTACAGTTACAACAACAGACAAGACAGCTGCCCTGACTATGTTACCTCCGGCACAGAAGAGCTCAAGTATCTTGCTACCATCTCTGGTGGTCTCTTTATCGAACTTGAAGAGTTTGATGCTGGTGACATTGATGGAATTATGCAGGAGGGTGTGGATGAAAATAAG GCAGGGCTTGTCAAAAGAGATAATGTGAAGGCACACCATGAATTCAGCTTCCCTGTTGATGACTCCATCAGTGATTTTGACTTTGTCATATTTGGTGCCATCACAAAAGCCAGTGTTACTGATTCTGTAG GAACTTACATTGATCTTATGGATAAGGACACCCTGGCTGTCACTGATGGAGTGGAGATCATCTCGCACACATCAAAGCTCAAGGCAATCAAGTTTACAAAACCAATTCTTGGTGATTGGTTCTTTGAG GCAGACGGGCCTGAGTACAGTGTATCAGTGAGTGCGTCCTCCACACTTGGCCTCCTGTCTGAGTTTGCTGAGCTGGACCTCACTCCTCCAAGACCCGGCTATGTGGTGGTGCGTGGCCAGCCCTTGTCAA ATATGAAGTATTATGTGGAAGTGACTCTCTTTGGCTACCTGGAAAGTCATGTTAACAGCGTAACATCAATGAAGTTTATCGACACA GCTGGTAATGAGCTTTCCAGTGTTCCCTATAATGGAATAGTGGATGAGcatttcttcatcttgtctGAGGATCTTCCTGTTGGTTCCTTCTACATCCAGATTGAAGGCTTCCTTGAATCAG GAAGTCCCTTCATTCGCCTGTATTCCACCATGGCACAGCCAGTGGAGTGCCTCATTGAGCTTGTAGTGGCAGACTCTGTGCTGTCCACCACTCCAGGCCATTCTACAAAGGCCACTTTTAGAGTACACAATTATGGACCTAAAGCAGAATTCCAGTATGCTGCCATTGATGAAGAAAAGTTCATTCATGACTGGAGCCCTCACAA ATCAACTATTTCCTCCATGGGTTTTGTTGATGTGGAAGTAGAGTTCAAGGTGCCATCATCAGCCTCACCaggcaccaccagcaccatcaccttcacagcTAGCTCCCTCCTCACTGAGCACAACATCAATACCTACATCACATACTACATTGTTCTTGATGAG CATGAGGATGATGTGCCTCCAACCTGTGTGAGCACTGATGTTCCTGATTGTGCTGGCTATGACTCTGAAGATCTGTGCTCTGCGAAGTCTTGGCTTGTGGAGGCAACATTGCAAGATGATGATTCTG GACTTCTCCAGATATACTCTCAGCCTGATGGGGATCTGACTTTGGATGGGTTCTCAACGGGTACCACACATCCAGTGACGGCCACCTTCAATGGCAGCTGCTGCCTCCGAGCCATGAATATTGTGGGCGTTGATGTGAGAGGAAATCTTGGCTACTGTCGCTATGATCTTGGACCCCTAAAAG GTTCAGTAGTGGAGATTGTGGCGGAGGCTGTAGGAGAGAGCTGGGTGTACCTCAGGTGGAACATCAGTGATGTTCGGGATGACCTAGACAGATATTCCATCCTGATTGATGAAGATTATTCTGACACT tctcGCTGTCCAAATCTTGTATGCTACAAGAATGTGACATACCTGGAGTCTTGTATGCTGCACACTTTCACCCTCACAGCTCACTACAAGAGTGTTGATGGTGTGGTGACAACTGGAGCCCCAAAGAAGACAGATGCCACTACATCAGGCCCAG CTCCTCTACCACCCACCAATCCCTCCATTGACTACACTAGTGACACCACAACCAGCCTCTCTTGGACACCTCCAAGTAATCGTGCTTGCCTCGACCACTACCAG GTATGCTTCAAGATGTATGGGACAACATTGAATATgtgtaagagtagtagtaatagcagcataGTTCTGGATGGACTGGAGCCATGTGCCATCTACCACATTAACATcacttctgtctctgtttctggtCAACTCAGTGAGGATTCCCTTCTCTTTGACACCAACACAGATGATGCAG CACCTGGTGCACCCAGAAACCTGAGAGTGAACAATCAAACAGAGTACATGGTTTCCTTGGCTTGGGATAACCCGCGTGACCGAGCCAGCTGTGTGGACAA ATGGAGAATTTCATACCTTAAACACGAAGTCAAATACCAGGAGGTGAAGCTTGTGGCTGACAATTTTGCAACAGTCTCTGATCTTGAGGCCTGCTCTGAGTACACCTTCTTTGTATCTGCTGTTTCTCCAGGAGGATTTCAAGGTGGTACAAAGACTACAAAAGCTATGATGGAGGAAATAG AGCCAACAGCAGTGACATCGGTGAAGGCCACAGCACTGAATGCCAGCAGTGTGGAGGTGGTTTGGGTTCCTGCAATCAAGGAGGAATGTGTCCACCACTACCTTGTTTGTGTCACTCACCTCACCAGCTTAGTGCAGGAGTGTCACAATGATACAGATCTCCAACGGACCTTCACA GGCCTAGAGGCATGTGTGGATTATGAAGTGACAGTGACTCCAGTGTCTCCCTCGAGTGTTCTTGGCAGCCTTACCTATGATATCGCCAGAACTGTTGACTTTC GTCCCAGTCCCCCCACCAGTCTTCAGGTGACAGACATCACTTCCAGTACAGCACATATTACATTTAGTCCACCATTAGAACATCCACTTTGTGTTGTAGAGTATGACTTTGAGGTGCAGGAAATGAAAAGTATAAAATCCATTAAG GTTATTTCTCCCAGTGTTTATCTGCAGGAGACATTGTCAGGTTTGAATGCCTGCACTGACCACGAAGTTCGGATCTCTGCTGTTACTCCCTCTGGACTTGAAAGCGAAAAGGCAAATGTTAACTTCACAACAAGTGAGGACACTCCTTCAGCTCCTCGAGCCCTCACCCACATCACAGTCACTGTGGACCAGATTGAGCTGCATTGGTTTGCACCTCTG ACCAATCGCCTGTGTGTTGATATGTACAAAGTGTCTTGGACCAGCGGCAGTGACAGTGGCAACACAGACTACACCCCTTCAGGTTACCCACCAGAGGTGAAG ATGACAGTGAGTGGACTGGAAACCTGCACATCATACACATTCACTGTTGTACCAGTGACACCTTTGGGAGATGAGGGATCCTCTGTCACATACACTGTCTCTACCAGCTGTTAG